The following DNA comes from Phocoena sinus isolate mPhoSin1 chromosome 7, mPhoSin1.pri, whole genome shotgun sequence.
GTCAGGTTTTTCCCCTGTAAAGTTACTgcgtttggtttttttttttggtcccttcCCATACTGTATTTTTTGAAGGAAAGTAACTATATGCAGCCCATACTTAAGAAATGGGGATTTATGCTCTACTTCCTTAAaggcagaataaataaatacataaattattcagaattcatttgttcactcacttACTTTATCATATCAGTAGGACTCATGCatattcactttattttgttgctaaaATGGTTCCacctttggccattgggagctcgtTGAATTcactcctgtgtccctttgattTGCCCCCTTCATTGTAGGCTGTtctgtttggggttttgttttctttggcttttcagcattttcttactttctggcactacaagatgctccagtcTTATCCTGTATATTTCCTACCCCAGTACTTGAATCACGCATTTCTCCAGGATACCCGGGTTCTTTCTATTGGAGAGAGATATTAGAACCAGATCTAGCTGCTAGGTGTACTCATTTTCACCAGGGTGTCATTTCTTCTGGATCCTCTCAGCTGACGGAGCAAGGAGATGAATGCATGTGTTCTtacatatgcatgtgtatgtacatatttatgaatatttatctGTGTAGCCATCTGTATCTGTatttaagctaaacatgagttcctGTTGATGTCTCCAGCTCTAATCCGTCACCACATGGGTCATTCTAACTACTTCCCTTGCTTAACTTTATCCTCCTCCTCCATCATTGAGTATCCTAGTTCCCACCATCTgccattcatttaattaattatgcACTTCTAGTATAAATGCGTGGTGGTTTCAGTATTATTAACCTCTACCCCGACAGGAAGGAAAATTATCAACTAGAGTACAGTGCTTAGGTACAGTtccttttacctttatttttacagATTCCATTCATTTTCAGAATTACTTTAAGTCAGACCTTATTCCTTTATTCAGTGAGGTTGTTTCATATACctataatacatttaaattattgtATCACACTTCACATTCCATCATGGGACCCTCTGACctcctgaattattttttaattatttgtatacATCAAAATGTACTTTTTGTAATGCAAATTTCTGTGGATTTTCACAAATGCTTAATGTCTTGTAatcaccattacagtatcatgtAGAATAGTTTTACTGCCCAAACAATCCCCTGTGCTTCACTTATTTAATTCCCTTCAGACCAAAACCCCAATAACCAAAGATGTGTTTAATGACTCtatcattttgccttttccagaatgtcatatgatTGGCAGCATATAGTTCGTAGCTTTTTCAGACTGACTTTTTTCACCTAGCCTATGCATTTAAGTTTCAGCCgcgtctttttgtggcttgatagctcttttaatcactgaataaaattccattatatggatgtaccacagtttgtttttccattcaccaAGATGAAGGGACATATTTGTTGCTTCCAGTTTTGAGGATTATGTAGGTGTTTGTGTGGGTATACTCAGTTGAGTAATTAtctaggagtgcaattgctggattgttatgttagtttcctagggctgccataaaaagtaccacaaacttggtgtcttaaaacaacagaaatttatcctctcagttctagaggctagaagtctgaaatcaaggtgtcaggaggtttggttccttctgagggctctgagggagaatctgtttaaTGCCTTTCTCCTGGCTTCAGGTGATGGCTGGCAGTCTTTGGCATTCCTGGGTTTGTAGACGCATCACTTCAATCCCTGCCTCTATCTTCATGGGGCATTTTCCTTTTGTCTATGTCTCTTCTCTTGTAAAAACatcagtcacattggattaaggGCTCACCCTACTGTAGTATGACATCATCTTAACccattacatctgcaacaaccctatatccaaataaggtcacatcctgaaATACTGAGGGAATAGGGCTTCAATATATCTTttggtagggggtgggggggagacacaattcaacccataatacaTGGTGAGACTATGTTCACTTTTGTCAGAACCTGTCAAACTGGCTTCAGAagtgtatcattttgcattcccaccagtaatgaatGAAAATTCCCCTTgccctgcatcctcaccagcagttggtattgtcagtttaaaaaaatttttttttaattttagcctttgTACTGGGTATAGttatatttcattattctttaatttgcagttctctaataacatatgatattgagcatcctttcgtttattttccatctctaaGCCTTCTTTGGCAAGGTCTTTGTtcagttcttttgcccatttttaaattggattatttccttttgttgttgagttttaagagttctttgtatattttaggtacaagtcctttatcagatatgtgatttacaaatattttctccaatgctgtgacttgtctttttattcttctaaaagtttctttcacagagcagaagtttttacctttaatgaagtccagcttatcaattttttctttctttgattattCTTTTGGTCTTCTATCTCATTGCTACACCTAAGGCCACctagattttctcttttgttgtcttctagaagttttatagtgtcaCTTTACACTTcggtctatgatccatttgggGTATAAAGATATGGATGTGCAGTTATTCcaccaacatttgttgaaaagagtatACTTTCAACACTGAATTAGCtttcttctttgtcaaagatcagttgacttcATTTGTATTGgtctatttctaggctctctctTACGTCCCAATGATCTATatctattctttcaccagtaccacactgtcttgattactgtagccttataATAATACTTGAAATTGGGTGGTGTGATTCATccaactttgttcattttctttagtaCTGTGtcggctattctaggtccttagtctttccatatacattttagaatcagtttctcAGTCTCTACAAAcagcttgctgggattttgactgagaTTGCATTGCATTTATAGGTAAAGATGGGAAGAATCTATAGATCTATAGACCAAGTTGGGAAGAAACTTTAACAATGTGAGTCTTTAGTCCATGAACATAGACTATCTCTCCGTTTATTTagaaattctttgattttttttctcatcggtaattttctttccttttttttttgtactgaggtataattgacatacattatatgtagtttcaggtatacaacataatgatttgatatttgtatatattgcaaaatgatcaccacagtaagtctagttaacatctgttacCATACAgttactaaattatttttcttgtgatgagaacttttaagatctactcttgtagcaactttcagatatacagTGCAGTATTATTAATTACAGCCACcaagctgtacattacatccccatgacttatttattttatgacttgaAGTTTGTACCTTTAGACCGACCCTCTTCACCTATTTCATCCACCCTCAATCCCctgcctctgacaaccaccaatcattttttttttttaatttattttcttggctgcatcaggtcttagttgcagcaagcggggtctttcattgcagtgcgtgggcttctctctagttgtggtgcgcaggctccggggtgcgtgggctctgtagtttgcagcatgtgggctgtCTCCTGGAGGTGcgcaagctcaatagttgtggcgcgcgggcttagttgcccgcccccccggcatatgggatcttagttccccgaccagggatcgaacccgcgtcccttgtaTTAGAAGGCGGATTCTTCTACCAGTGGactaccagagaagtccctggcaaccacccatctgttttctgtatctatgagctcagttttgtgttgtttccacaAATAAATtagatcatacagtacttgtctttctttgtatgacttatttcacttagtataatgcctgtaaggttcatccatgttgtcacaactggctgaataatattctgtgtgagtgtgtgtttatatatatatatatatatttatttatttatctcacaaattctttatccattcatccgtagatggacacaggttgcttccatgtcttgcctattgtaaataattctgcagtGAACGTGGgagcacatgtatcttttttagttagtgttttcattttctttggataaatacccagaattggaattgctggatcatgtggtagttctatctctaattttttgagaaacctccaaccacagtggctgtaccaatttttttccccaccaacagtgcaggagggttcctttttctcctcatcaacacttgttatttcttattttgataaTACCTATTCTAATAGGTataaggtggtatctcattgtggttttgatttgcatttctctgatgattagtggtgttgagcatcttttcatgtacctgttggtcatctgtatgtcttctttgtacaAATGTCTATttggtcttttgcccattttttaattgggtttttgtttttgtttgtggggcttttttttgctgttgagttgtaggagttccttatatattttggatattaacttcttattagacatgtggtttgcaaatattttcttcaattctagaggttgttttctcattttgttgatgatttcatttgctgtgcagagctttttaTTAGTTTGAGataatcccacttgtttatttttgctttttttgccttagcttttggtgtcaaattccAAATCATAGCCAAGACTGATATCAAGGAGTTTACcccctacgttttcttctaggagttttatggtttcagatcttacattccagtctttaatccattttaggtTAACTTTTGTGTGtagtgtaaaatggggatcaaaattcattctttcttttgcatgtgaccatccagttttcccaacactatttactGAAGGGCCTGTCCTTTCCCCTCTGTgtattcttggttcctttgttataaattaattgaccacatagtcatgagtttatttttggctctgttctgttccattgatcaatatgtCTGTTTTGATgcaaataccatactgttttgattactatcaCTCTGTAATATAGTTcaaaatcagggagcatgatgccacagctttgttcttttttctcatgattgctttggttattggggtcttttgtggtttcaaacaaattttatgattgttttatttttgtgaaaaatgccattttaattttgatagggattgcatagaatcttagattgctttgggtagtatggacagtttaacaatattaattcttccactccatgagcatgaaatatctttcctctttttgatgtcttctattttttcatcaatgtcttaataattttcagtgtacaggtctttcacgtccttggttaaatttattccaaggtattttattctttttgatgcaattacagggttttttccctttatttctctttctgacagtttgTTGCTAGTGActagaaatgcaacagatatttatatattgattttgtattctgcaactttactgggTATGTTGATTAGCCCTCACAGTTTTTGGTGAGTCTtctggattttctatatataataacatatCTACAATCTATATACCTTTTGTatccttttcttgtctttgtgCTAGCTAGGTCTTCTAAAACAGTGTTGAATAGGAATGGTGAGACAagacgtccttgtcttgttctcaGTCTTAGGAGGAAAGTTTCCAGTTTCTCACCatgaagtatgatgttagctaggtattttgtagataactctttatcaaattgaggaaaTTCCCCTGggttcctagttttctgagagctTTTGTCATGATTGGGATTTGGTTTTTGTcagctgctttttctgcatcagttgataaagtcatatgatttttttattctttagtctGTTGTTGTAATGGATTACATTTATTCACATTCAAGTGTTGATGAACCAGTCTTGCATACCTAGGATAAATTCTACTTGgccatggtatataattcttttttatacattcctagatttggtttgctaatattttgttgaggattttcacatctatgttcCTGAGAGGTATTGATCTgtaggtttttggggttttttaaaataatatctttgtttttggtgttagGGTAAAgctagccttgtagaatgagttaagaagtgTTCCCTTTGTTTTACAAAGGCCAAAGCTGAATCAAATGAAAATAGCTACTCTTTACTGCTGCTAGAGTTGTATTCCTCAAATTCTCCATTTCCGCCTGTTGCCTATAAAGTAAAGCACTTTACATCGTAGTTGCTACCTGTGTCTTCTattctcttctccccttctctggcATCAATTCTAGTGACACTTCCATCTCCCTACCTATTATAATATCTACCActtattataaatgttatattagATAggttaatctctctgagcctttgtttctttatataaatttgggagtaaTAATACTTTTCTCATGAGATTACTTACGTAAGGAACAGGAAGAATATATCTCAGATATTCCTTTCCCCTATTCTGCTCCCAAACACCATGACTTTTTAAGCTTTGCTATCTCTATATAtgctgttctttttctgattaattcctttccttttgtgtCCCCATCTTTCCCCAAGTTCACCTAACAAAAGCATCATTTAAAACCCTCttcaaatatcacttcctctgTGTCACCATCTGTATCACCAGCCTTTGAGCCTCTTGGTTGCTGTGTGCTCTCACTTCTACTTTAGTTTGAATCATGTTCTAGTGTACTTTACTGGTTCTCTCCCAAAGATTGGAACTCCTAGGACTTAAGCCATATCTACCTAGCAGTGTCTAGGGAATAGATTTCCAGTTAACGCCTTCTGAATGAATgagtaagagagaaaaagagagagaacttctTTTGTCTCATTAATTGTTGGTGTTGGTTTGAGACATTTGGGCTCATCTCAGATAAGCATCTCTTTATCTGAACAAAGGGGACATCTTGTCTATAGTCACCAGTACTTTAAATTATGTCCACTACCACCCACCTCCAGTTATTCTTGTGGCATGGAGGTAACGGAGAAAAGATTCCTCTAAGTGGGATTTGGGGGTtggggtccttttttttttttttttttttttttttaaatttttgctgtgttgggtcttcatttctgtgtgagggctttctctagttgtggcaagcgggggccactgttcatcgcggtgcgtgggcctctcactatcgcggcctctcttgttgccgagcacaggctccagacgcgcaggctcagtagttgtggctcacgggcctatttgctccacggcatgtgggatcctcccagaccagggctcgaacccatgtcccctgcattagcaggcagattctcaaccactgcgccaccagggaagcccagggatcttttttaaaaaactattaaaatgtctagcatagggcttccttggcagtttagtggttaagactctgtgcttccaatgccgGGGTCAcctgtttgatccctggtcggggaactaatatcacATGCCATGCGGTATggccaaaaagaagaagaaaaagaaaatcaacttaaaaaaaaaaaagtctagcatTGAGTTGTCTTGCTTTCCTTCTGGTCATCCTcagtttcaaatgtttttatcttgaacacttgaaatgtatAATACTAATGCAACtgatttcaatttcaattttaaagaagaaGTTTACCCTGATTTCTTTAGGGAATGATGTAATTTTGCTCAGGGCTCCTGCTGTTTTGCACAGCTGGGCTATTGCAATGTTCTCTCCATAGTCTTGGACAAGATTCAAAATGAAATGCAGAGGTGACAGCAATGGTGAGTTAAACCGTACCCAGATAGAGTCAGACACAGAGCATCTTCCTGGAATATAATGTTTATAACTCACATAAGCATTGAAAGGCACAAAGCACTAATGCCATTGTGTCACCCTAAGGCACTTTTATTATATAGTAATACTTCCAAGTACATTGTAAGGAGGATGTTGCAAACGTTCCTGCCTCACCAATTGTTATTAACTGAAATGTTCTTAATgggatagaaattatttaaaatctggAGGGGAGGTTCAAATTAATTATCACCCCATAAtctgcttctccttttttttttttttttttaaagtaatggacTTAAGTTTCCACAGAACTGAACAGCCCTAAGGGGCCACATCTGCACTGGGAATTGGACAACAATTCCGCTCCAGATTTTTCATAGATAGCAGCTAGGGATTGTTATCAATCCAAGTCTTATTTCTTTACATtagaacattttaaacattttttcctttagcCATTGATTAACCTACCTTTTACCCCTGTATATTATTGAGGGTCttctatttgaaaaattattatgaatataGACTAAGAAACATGTCCACTATCTGAGAAGCTTTCAATCAGAAAAGGTTGTGGGGTGTGTGTCTCTGTatgatatatgtaaaatgtagaaTACTAGAAATATTGGAAATTAAGTTTACAATATAACTTCCATGGTACTTTTGTGGAAGGAAATTAATTCCAGCTTGATTAAGTCAGGATGCTTTGTAAAGGAGGTAGATTTAAGGTGAGTCTTACAGAAGAGGTAGGTATAAAGCCAGCACCTGAAAAAAGGTAAATTGACGAATTTATTGACTTTCCGTTGTTTGTGAGCTGTATTTTCACAGAACTGAGGTTGAGACTCGAGGGTATGAGGCTGTGAAGTTTCTGCTTTACTTCAGCTACAGCTGCCTCACTTTTTCTCCTTGATAAATGTTGAGTTTCTGtgtaatgttttatttgaaaatggcttacattgctttttaaattttaaaaactgcttttctcGATTCTTTAGtgtcttctttttctgtattaCAGTGATGTGAAGTATGTATCTTTCTTAACCTTTATCTAACTTTATTCATAAGTGATCCAAAAGTTTTCAATAGAATGAGTCAATCTTTGGCATTTTCTGCAagttttaatcacattttctttctctcaagcTATAAAGTTAATTCAGAAAGTTAAACTAGACACAGGGGAACAAGGTCATGAGGAAAGGAAGGCTTGGTGTGCTGCCTCCATTTCTTCCACCTTCAGTCTTTGTGCCTTTCACAGTTTCCGACACAGCTGTGCTGGGACAGACTGTCTGGAGGTTCACAGCCCCTGTGGTGTGTAGGAGCCACTATGAGGAGGGTCCGGGGGAGTATTTACTATTCTAGTGGAAAACAAGTAGCAGTTACTACTTATGATCACTTTGTACTTTGGATCTGGATTTGCTGAACCTTTCTTTGTAGTAAGACACCAActgcttaaaaaataatccatgaaACACATATGAAAAGGAGTATTTTAAGAGGTGCACTCTCTTTGAAAAAAGATCTGACTCTTGAacttgataaatggaatatttataaatggaatggaatatttataaatggagtatttcctgccatatcaataaacaaaggatgtcacagtcaccagtgattgcagccctccaaagtgagctggtgagccctgaggaaactcggggctgaaaagaatacctgccatctagcagccatcagactgcagctaTTCCctgcggtgagccctgaggaaactcaggatgtgaaaatacaggtcccagatagctaaggtgcacatcaaagggatgatttctgtgagcccagactcttggatctttccatacatagaaaagcactaagttccttaacttgagatatctggttttctttatttaagaTAGTCTTTTGACATCCCAGTTACTTgctctttgttgcaaaactcctatatatcctggctcctccccccacctcttcaGGAGAagtttctcagagttatctgaaccgctgtctcccgggctgcagtCTTCATTTCCCCCCAagtaaaacttaactcgcaactctcatgttatgcatatatttttcttaattcaacAAACTCAACAtactaaatatatttgtaaataaacttaaggcattaacaaaagaaagaaaattaaactactatatgtatgtatacatttgtatacatacatatatatattatttttaatttttttatttatttatttttttggccacgccacgtggcctgcaggatcttagttccccaaccagggatcgaacccgggtcatggcagtgaaagcaccaagtcctaaccactggaccaccagggaattcctccctacaatatattttttaacaatgataatattttcctgttgttttatAGTAAATGACATATTTCCAGAGAGTAAAAGTTTATAGAACGGCGAGGCATTCAGTTTTTTTTGCCATGACATTTGAAAgcataatttaacttttttttttttttttttttgcggtacgcgggcctcttactgttgtggcctctcccattgtggagcacaggctacggacacgcaggctcagcggctgtggctcacgggcccagccgctccacgtcatgtgggatcttcccggaccggggcacgaacccgtgtcccctgcatcggctggcgaactcccaaccactgcgccaccagggaagcccaatttaacCTTTTTTTAGTTACTCAAAGTTACCAACTACTGAGACAAGTTAGGCCCTTTACTTAAATCTCTTAGACTGTTTTAAGTtatgtgtttgcttcttttttggctgtgccgtgcgccatgcgggatcttagttccctgagctgGGATCGAacttgcaccccctgcagtgacagcacagagtcttaacctctggccTGTGTCTGCTTCTTAGTCTTCATTTTTGCTACTCCAAGGCCTTTTGCTTCCCTGTCTTAAGTGAGTTtacacataaaatgaaatgactctttatatatttttattaatattagtaCTGAGGCTATTATGATAAataacattagaaaaaataaatgaagtaatatcAGCTATTCCTTCACTTTTCAGtacacttttatttaaaatccCTATTTTAGGTTATTCATAATATATTAACTTTTCAATTGagtttcttatcttttaaaaatttaccattaaTTCCTAacattcattacttttttttttttttgcggtacgtgggcctctcactattgtggcctctcccattgtggagcacaggctacggacgcgcaggctcagcggccatgcctcaccggcctagccgctccgcggcatgtgggatcttcccggaccagggcacgaaccagtgtcccctgcatcggcagacggactctcaaccactgcgccaccagggaagccccattacttTTTTATTCCAACATTTttatagtatttaaaattttctttaccttATTAGTTTATGACAGGGTGTTCAAATGAATCTAATGaactgttttctctatttttaacatCACTAGCATTTCCGTAAAGTCAAGTCAAGCCCAGGTTAGATCTTAATATATGCAACTTCTCCGtataaattaacttttattatttattgttatacTTACTAATACTTTGCAAGTAACATTTATTTTGATTCTAAAGCCAATTTGAATTTGTGTCATAAGACAATTTTCTTAGATAACATTTTCACTAAAATTTCTGAAGTTcagatatatacattttctctAGTCAACTGGTTCCATAAAACCagaatcaggggcttccctggtggcgcagtggttgagagtccgcctgccgatgcaggggatatgggttcgtgcccagggccgggaagatcccacatgccgcggagtggcttggccccgtgagccatggctgctgagcctacgcgtctggagcctgtgctccgcaacgggagaggccacaacagtgggaggcccgcgtactgcaaaaaaaaaaaaaccagaatcagttttttattttgacatggataatatttaataaatgaggaCTGTGACTAGCATATGATTCCATTATCATAATTTTGacatatctcatttctttttatggagtAAAATTGAATTCCTTAAATAATAATTGATGGGCTGTGCACTTCTGAGCATATtctgtatatagattcatttaaGAAATTTGGAGCCATTATTAGTTCTAGtagaagacaaagaaagagaaagaacacagAAGTTATTCTACAATATATTTAGTTATATTGGGAAAACAAGGCACATCCCtatccaataaaaatgttagaaacCAAATATATTTCACTTTGCTATATAATACTTCCCTGGGGTTCATGTGACATTGCATTGTAGGAGAAATTATCTGTAACTCTGTCTAATACAGAAACAATCTATACAAATTCCACTCTAGAGGGAAAAACTTCATAGTTCAGACCCAGGAAATTTTATCTTGATGTGGGTTGGTTGATTTTTAGCCCCCaaaatcatctctttaaatattctctaaacatacaaaaattaatttttaggtaTTTAATGTTTACAAACATTCctggttttcttatttcttaatagTCCTAGTGTTTCTTTATTGCCTAAGCCAATTTAAAcagcagtttttatttttgatagcaTTCCACGTCTTTTCCTTAGAATGACAAATTGATTTTGCAGCCTTATTGGATTCacattcttgtttccttttcagCAAATAATGCCTAATCCCAGTCTTTGATGATCATCCTTTACTTTTTAACCTTTGACAGCTATCTACCCAACTCAGTAGGGCTCTATTTTTAGTCAATAGTGGCATTTTGGCAAGTGGTAGAAGAtgtggttagcattttttttcctcttgcttgtttgcttttcattttatgtaaccatttattattcttttcttaaaaaaaaacttatcttaTGAAGGCTTCCTTTTTACTTCCTTTGTATTCTAATATATGACCCATTTTAAATGGGTCTCAGTTCTGAACTTGAGTAGTGAATCTCTGACATtgcttaatttacattttcaaaaattactggattgaaatttcagtttctttctaaTGGTTCTAAAGTGATTGCTATGTGTCAACACAAGAATGACAGATTAATACAAGTACTAGTTCAACTGAAAACATTCTAATAACCttgtaaaattttttctctgaatcttttgattgatttgcatttgatttcttattttgaaagCAAAAGTAATTTTCTTCCTGTCAGAAATAAGTGGTGACCTTATTTACTTCACTTCCACCACGattatataaatgaagaaaatattattttaatatactgtCTGAATTTCAACATGAGGTTCTTTATTCTGATGTTGTCTTCAAATTAATTATAGTGTTACCAcataaaaaaggatataaaacacCATGCTGTAATTATTTACACTATCCAAGTAAagaatcattttctcttttataaaatctCTGGTCGAGTCGATCTCTGATCATTATTGGCAATAATCAATTTGCCAAGTGCAAATGTTCACTGTCTTTCTTTCGTTTCTTAGTCCTTGTTTTCATATACTTTTGAAAGACTCCTTTGTTTACATTTGTGATCAGCATATTCATAGCGTTATTATACAACATGgatgattttgta
Coding sequences within:
- the LOC116756764 gene encoding LOW QUALITY PROTEIN: cytochrome c oxidase subunit 7C, mitochondrial-like (The sequence of the model RefSeq protein was modified relative to this genomic sequence to represent the inferred CDS: inserted 1 base in 1 codon; substituted 1 base at 1 genomic stop codon), producing the protein MRKGRLGVLPPFLPPSVFVPFTVSDTAVLGQTVWRFTAPVVCRSHYEEGPGEYLLFXVENKXQLLLMITLYFGSGFAEPFFVVRHQLLKK